A section of the Oryzias latipes chromosome 10, ASM223467v1 genome encodes:
- the enpp6 gene encoding ectonucleotide pyrophosphatase/phosphodiesterase family member 6, with protein MLRTRPLQLVPLALLVALQRCLAARPLLVFLIDGFRYDYLDDLQALPGFRALVERGVKVDYMTPDFPSLSYPNYYTLMTGRHCNSHQMTGNYMWDQSSQKEFLIGTNDDSRLPLWWDGSEPLWVTLQKLGKKVFMYYWPGCEVEILGVRPAFCKEYIYNPTEENLSESITQALDVLRSGRADMAAVYYEKVDVEGHHFGPDSQQIRSTVQQLDVVMQMFNRKMKELNMEEQLNVLLFSDHGMTKIQWMEKVIELDKFIAMEDILKMMDRGAVVSLWPKNSKYQEVHAALSRVPNMRVYGQQEVPERFHYRGGRFVSPLTLVADPGWFISENKAKLPFWKNGSESSGWQNGWHGYDNELVDMRGFFLAAGPDFKQHVQAAPIRAVDVYNLMCWTLGVKPLPNNGSWSRVEDLLRSSGGPVERGSCWTCCIGLLGSLFMFWE; from the exons ATGTTGCGCACGCGCCCCTTGCAGCTCGTGCCCCTCGCGCTGCTCGTCGCCTTGCAGCGGTGTCTGGCTGCCCGTCCGCTGCTCGTGTTCTTGATCGACGGTTTTCGGTACGATTACCTGGATGACCTGCAGGCTCTGCCTGGCTTCCGCGCGCTCGTGGAGCGCGGGGTAAAGGTGGACTACATGACTCCAGACTTCCCGAGTCTGTCCTACCCGAACTACTACACCTTAATGACTG GCCGTCACTGCAACAGCCACCAGATGACAGGGAACTACATGTGGGACCAAAGCTCTCAGAAGGAATTTCTGATTGGGACAAATGATGACAGCAGATTGCCTCTGTGGTGGGACGGGTCAGAACCGCTGTGGGTCACTCTGCAGAAGCTGGGGAAGAAGGTCTTCATGTACTACTGGCCGG GCTGTGAGGTGGAGATTCTGGGCGTTCGTCCAGCCTTCTGTAAAGAGTACATCTATAACCCAACAGAGGAGAATTTGTCTGAGTCCATAACTCAGGCTCTGGATGTTCTTAG GTCGGGGAGAGCTGACATGGCAGCAGTGTACTATGAGAAGGTGGATGTGGAAGGACACCACTTTGGTCCAGACTCCCAGCAGATCCGGTCAACGGTGCAGCAGCTGGATGTCGTCATGCAGAtgttcaacagaaaaatgaag GAACTGAacatggaggagcagctgaatgTTCTGCTGTTTTCAGACCACGGCATGACAAAGATCCAGTGGATGGAGAAGGTCATCGAGCTGGACAAGTTCATCGCAATGGAGGACATCCTGAAGATGATGGACCGAGGAGCGGTGGTCAGTTTGTGGCCCAAAAACTCCAAGTACCAGGAG GTGCATGCTGCTCTGTCCCGGGTGCCCAACATGCGTGTTTATGGCCAGCAGGAGGTTCCTGAACGCTTCCATTACAGAGGGGGGAGGTTTGTGTCCCCCCTCACCCTGGTGGCGGACCCCGGCTGGTTCATCAGTGAG aaCAAGGCCAAGCTCCCGTTCTGGAAAAATGGCTCCGAGTCCTCAGGCTGGCAGAACGGTTGGCACGGTTATGACAACGAATTAGTTGACATGCGGGGATTTTTCCTGGCTGCTGGACCTG ACTTTAAGCAGCATGTGCAAGCGGCACCCATCCGAGCAGTGGACGTCTACAACCTCATGTGCTGGACGCTGGGCGTGAAGCCTTTGCCCAATAACGGGTCCTGGTCCCGGGTGGAGGACCTACTCAGGAGTTCTGGTGGTCCGGTTGAGCGCGGGAGCTGCTGGACTTGCTGTATAGGTTTGTTAGGATCACTGTTTATGTTCTGGGAGTAA
- the LOC101168773 gene encoding storkhead-box protein 2 isoform X2 — MSPISQPQFIPLGEVLLLAISALNSAHKPVTEEALTEHLQTCFQGVPTPTEEALHHTLSMLVHERKIYPTPNGYFIVTPQTYFITPSLVRTGSKWYHLDEHPADRHQYQKPELHQLTQCTSPLSGTITPSTSGGLRDRTYKAEGSQSHHATLQRCSPKDHREVHSSPQTPSQQVGGNLEKGRGSLGFAFKMDTLTKHKGGAAVPAALADADKSAGSGSGSRKFGLKLFRLSFKKDKTKQLVTFSAQFPPEEWPLPDEDTPNQMPRFVEMEIIRRINPDLTVENLARHTAVMKRLEEERVQRSMASSANQSSRSRRSGGRHRKQSQTKHGRSHSKTRSTRFDQTDSSRADPANRDYRGHSSSLARSPREQALAVERHRARLHLAHSIPNILESTHLPVTPEWDVSGGLAKRRMEVPFPEPSHVPLAHHSKVHRSHSHTQERKSRSERSSKAKERSRSMDNSKAVLGVGPVAPSNYYDNRSRYYTEDGSLRANQNSTPFSRAPLTTGLEGGRSFDRSKSRDSLVAYKTLPPHSAPPDEYFQCSGKPTNTLGTLCRSSSDQQPPHPPESKEDPPEGGTNGGSFPSIPLPVPDSSLPNMRPPNSASCGQEKNKEVFNKDGLFDPPSSLPLSSYSSLKKTLPLSSSCDALDAHSDTPKPLVATSSAPPLVPEATSGAADASLDYYNVSDDEEAEEGGARSKEGALGEKSGGVAGTGRGGAGTMQWLLEREKTRDLQRRFERTLSLSGAKDHLPEPGQNQQASHSARLDSMDSSSVTVDSGFNSPRTRESLASNTSSVVESNRRQNLALSPGHLGMASSTGPPFSFHTISEPPSSQTEKLQKPSGCLASITSV; from the exons ATGTCCCCAATCAGCCAACCACAGTTCATCCCCCTAGGAGAGGTTTTGCTTTTGGCTATTTCTGCCCTAAACTCCGCCCACAAGCCTGTCACTGAGGAGGCTCTGACCGAGCACCTGCAGACATGTTTCCAAG GTGTTCCCACGCCGACAGAGGAGGCGCTCCACCATACGCTGAGCATGCTGGTCCACGAGCGCAAGATTTACCCAACCCCTAATGGATACTTTATCGTCACCCCTCAAACCTATTTCATCACTCCCAGCCTGGTCCGGACTGGTTCTAAGTGGTACCATTTAGATGAGCACCCGGCTGACCGACATCAGTACCAGAAACCGGAActgcatcagctgactcagtgCACCTCGCCTCTCTCTGGCACCATAACCCCGTCTACCTCTGGAGGATTGCGGGATCGGACGTATAAAGCAGAGGGCTCTCAGAGCCACCACGCCACTCTGCAGCGGTGCTCTCCCAAAGACCACAGAGAGGTGCACTCCTCACCACAAACGCCTTCCCAGCAAGTGGGAGGAAACTTGGAGAAGGGCAGGGGCAGCCTTGGATTTGCTTTCAAAATGGACACGCTCACCAAGCACAAAGGTGGGGCGGCCGTGCCCGCCGCACTGGCAGACGCAGACAAGTCTGCAGGAAGTGGTTCTGGGAGCCGAAAGTTTGGTTTGAAGTTGTTCCGGTTGAGTTTCAAAAAGGACAAGACAAAGCAGCTGGTGACCTTCTCCGCCCAGTTCCCCCCAGAAGAGTGGCCACTCCCTGATGAGGATACCCCTAATCAGATGCCTCGCTTTGTGGAGATGGAGATCATTCGCAGAATCAACCCTGACCTCACCGTAGAGAACCTGGCCCGCCACACCGCTGTCATGAAGCGTCTGGAAGAGGAGCGTGTTCAAAGGAGCATGGCGtcgtcagccaatcagagttcCAGGAGCAGGAGGAGTGGTGGCCGACACAGGAAGCAGTCTCAGACCAAACATGGGCGCTCCCACAGCAAAACCCGTTCGACCCGCTTTGACCAGACTGACAGTTCACGCGCTGATCCAGCCAACAGAGACTATCGGGGCCACTCATCGTCTCTGGCTCGCTCGCCTCGAGAACAGGCCCTCGCCGTGGAGAGGCACCGGGCACGCCTTCACCTCGCTCACAGCATTCCTAACATCCTGGAATCCACACACCTGCCTGTTACGCCTGAGTGGGACGTTTCCGGAGGGCTGGCAAAGCGGCGCATGGAGGTACCTTTCCCTGAGCCGAGCCATGTCCCTTTAGCCCATCACTCCAAAGTCCATCGctctcactcacacacccaggAGAGGAAGTCCCGCAGTGAGCGCAGCAGCAAAGCCAAGGAGCGCTCCCGCTCTATGGACAACTCCAAAGCAGTGCTTGGAGTCGGCCCGGTGGCGCCGTCCAATTATTACGACAACCGAAGCCGCTACTACACAGAAGATGGCAGCCTGAGAGCCAATCAAAACTCCACGCCGTTCTCCAGAGCGCCGCTCACAACGGGACTGGAGGGGGGCAGGAGCTTTGATAGGAGTAAGAGTCGAGACAGTCTGGTGGCATACAAAACACTACCGCCCCACAGCGCTCCCCCTGACGAGTACTTCCAGTGTTCCGGGAAGCCCACCAACACGCTGGGAACTCTGTGCAGGAGCAGCTCCGACCAGCAGCCCCCTCATCCTCCTGAAAGCAAAGAGGACCCTCCAGAGGGGGGCACCAATGGTGGCAGCTTCCCCTCAATACCTCTACCTGTCCCCGACTCCTCCCTTCCTAACATGCGGCCTCCCAACAGCGCCTCCTGTGGTCAGGAGAAAAATAAGGAGGTCTTCAACAAAGACGGTTTGTTTGATCCTCCATCCAGCCTCCCCCTGTCGAGCTACAGCTCTTTGAAAAAGACCCTGCCTCTGTCCTCGTCCTGTGATGCTCTGGATGCTCACAGCGACACCCCCAAACCGCTGGTGGCAACGTCATCTGCCCCTCCACTGGTACCTGAAGCTACCTCTGGGGCTGCAGATGCCTCCTTGGACTACTACAACGTTTCAGATGACGAAGAAGCTGAGGAGGGGGGAGCTAGGAGTAAAGAGGGGGCTTTAGGGGAAAAGTCTGGGGGAGTCGCTGGGACGGGCCGGGGGGGAGCAGGAACCATGCAGTGGCTGCTTGAGCGGGAGAAGACCAGGGACCTTCAGAGGAGGTTTGAAAGAACTCTTAGTCTTTCTGGTGCTAAAGACCACCTTCCTGAACCGGGTCAGAACCAGCAGGCGTCGCACTCCGCCAGGCTGGACAGTATGGACTCCAGCTCCGTCACGGTGGACAGTGGAttcaactcccccag aACCAGGGAGAGCCTGGCCTCCAACACGTCCTCGGTCGTGGAGAGCAACAGACGACAGAACCTTGCTCTGAGTCCTGGACACTTGGGCATGGCCTCCAGCACTGGACCTCCTTTCTCCTTCCATACCATCTCAGAACCTCCTAGCAGCCAAacagagaagctgcagaagcCCAGCGGCTGCCTGGCCTCCATCACCAGCGTGTGA